Proteins from a single region of Kineosporiaceae bacterium:
- a CDS encoding LysE family transporter, protein MFSMFLQGLVAGLALALPLGAISVLLLHEAFAHGWRPAAAGALGVALVDLTYAIVAVTAGTVVSRALAGHERWVHLIGAAVLVGVAVRGLLGLRGAGAPSMAAADAEPGRPPEPGGTLVRPGAVLGRFVALTAINPLTAVYFVVLATGLAISGPGAATTFILGVFIGSLSWQLALVGIGAAAGERLPDGVRTAVGVIGYLIVLGYAVRLALS, encoded by the coding sequence GTGTTCAGCATGTTCCTGCAGGGCCTGGTGGCCGGGCTGGCCCTGGCGCTGCCCTTGGGCGCCATCAGCGTGCTGCTGCTGCACGAGGCCTTCGCCCACGGCTGGCGGCCGGCGGCTGCGGGTGCCCTGGGAGTGGCCCTGGTCGACCTGACGTATGCCATCGTCGCCGTCACCGCCGGCACGGTGGTCTCGCGAGCCCTCGCCGGGCACGAGCGCTGGGTCCACCTGATCGGCGCCGCGGTGCTGGTGGGGGTCGCCGTCCGGGGGCTGCTGGGGCTCCGCGGTGCCGGCGCCCCCTCGATGGCAGCGGCGGATGCCGAGCCTGGCCGGCCCCCCGAGCCGGGCGGCACGTTGGTGCGCCCCGGCGCCGTCCTGGGCCGCTTCGTGGCGCTCACGGCGATCAACCCGCTCACCGCGGTGTACTTCGTCGTGCTGGCCACCGGCCTGGCGATCAGCGGACCGGGTGCGGCCACGACGTTCATTCTCGGGGTGTTCATCGGTTCGCTGTCGTGGCAGCTGGCACTGGTCGGCATCGGCGCGGCCGCCGGCGAACGACTGCCGGACGGCGTGCGCACCGCCGTCGGCGTGATCGGGTACCTGATCGTGCTGGGATACGCGGTCCGACTCGCCCTGAGCTGA
- a CDS encoding adenosylhomocysteinase: MTFEYKVADLALAEAGRHEIRLAEHEMPGLMALRTEFGASKPLRGARITGSLHMTVQTAVLIETLVVLGAEVRWCSCNIFSTQDTAAAAVVVGPNGSLDAPSGVPVFAWKGETLPEYWWCTERALDWSAGATGVAGPNMILDDGGDATLLVHKGVEFEAGGAVPTTAEDDSEEWACVLDLLRTTLAATPQRWTTVAAEIKGVTEETTTGVHRLYEFAAQNLLLFPAINVNDAVTKSKFDNKYGTRHSLIDGINRATDVLIGGKVAVVCGYGDVGKGCAESLRGQRARVLVTEVDPICALQAAMDGYEVVRLDEVIDRADFVITATGNKDVVTAEQMSRMKHQAIIGNIGHFDNEIDMAGLARLPGIEKVELKPQVHEWRFPADGERPAHSIIVLSEGRLLNLGNATGHPSFVMSNSFTNQVMAQIELFTKPDDYSRPGAETVYVLPKHLDEKVARLHLDALGVHLTELSKAQAEYIGVPVEGPYKPDHYRY; this comes from the coding sequence ATGACGTTCGAGTACAAGGTCGCTGACCTGGCCCTGGCCGAGGCCGGCCGCCACGAGATCCGTCTGGCCGAGCACGAGATGCCCGGCCTGATGGCGCTGCGCACCGAGTTCGGTGCCAGCAAGCCGCTGCGGGGAGCCCGGATCACCGGCTCGCTGCACATGACGGTGCAGACCGCCGTCCTGATCGAGACCCTGGTGGTGCTCGGTGCCGAGGTGCGCTGGTGTTCCTGCAACATCTTCTCCACCCAGGACACCGCCGCCGCAGCCGTCGTCGTCGGCCCGAACGGCAGCCTCGACGCGCCGTCCGGGGTGCCGGTCTTCGCCTGGAAGGGCGAGACCCTGCCCGAGTACTGGTGGTGCACCGAGCGGGCCCTCGACTGGTCCGCCGGTGCCACCGGGGTGGCCGGCCCGAACATGATCCTGGACGACGGCGGCGACGCCACGCTGCTGGTGCACAAGGGCGTGGAGTTCGAGGCCGGTGGCGCGGTGCCGACCACGGCCGAGGACGACAGCGAGGAATGGGCCTGCGTGCTCGACCTGCTGCGCACCACGCTGGCGGCCACGCCGCAGCGCTGGACGACGGTCGCGGCCGAGATCAAGGGCGTCACCGAGGAGACCACCACCGGGGTGCACCGGCTCTACGAGTTCGCGGCGCAGAACCTGCTGCTGTTCCCGGCGATCAACGTCAACGACGCCGTCACCAAGAGCAAGTTCGACAACAAGTACGGCACCCGGCACTCGCTGATCGACGGCATCAACCGGGCCACCGACGTGCTGATCGGCGGCAAGGTGGCCGTGGTCTGCGGTTACGGGGACGTCGGTAAGGGCTGCGCCGAGTCACTGCGCGGACAGCGTGCCCGGGTGCTGGTCACCGAGGTCGACCCGATCTGCGCGTTGCAGGCGGCGATGGACGGCTACGAGGTGGTCCGGCTCGACGAGGTGATCGACCGTGCCGACTTCGTGATCACCGCGACCGGCAACAAGGACGTGGTGACCGCCGAGCAGATGAGCCGCATGAAGCACCAGGCGATCATCGGCAACATCGGTCACTTCGACAACGAGATCGACATGGCCGGCCTGGCCCGCTTGCCCGGGATCGAGAAGGTGGAGCTGAAGCCGCAGGTGCACGAGTGGCGTTTCCCGGCGGACGGCGAGCGTCCGGCGCACAGCATCATCGTGCTGTCCGAGGGCCGGTTGCTGAACCTGGGCAACGCCACGGGCCACCCGAGCTTCGTGATGTCGAACTCGTTCACCAACCAGGTGATGGCCCAGATCGAGCTGTTCACCAAGCCCGACGACTACTCGCGCCCCGGCGCTGAGACCGTCTACGTGCTGCCCAAGCACCTCGACGAGAAGGTGGCCCGCCTGCACCTGGACGCCCTAGGCGTCCACCTCACCGAGCTGTCCAAGGCCCAGGCCGAGTACATCGGTGTCCCGGTCGAGGGCCCCTACAAACCCGACCACTACCGCTACTGA